A portion of the Anoplopoma fimbria isolate UVic2021 breed Golden Eagle Sablefish chromosome 15, Afim_UVic_2022, whole genome shotgun sequence genome contains these proteins:
- the cfl2 gene encoding cofilin-2: protein MASGVTVNDEVIRVFNDMKVRKSSTQDEVKKRKKAVLFCLSEDKKKIIVEEGKQILVGDIGETVEDPYACFVKLLPPNDCRYGLYDATYETKESKKEDLVFIFWAPDNAPLKSKMIYASSKDAIKKKFTGIKHEWQVNGLDDIQDRATLAEKLGGNVVVSLEGKPL from the exons GCGTCAGGTGTGACAGTGAACGATGAGGTCATCAGGGTGTTCAACGACATGAAGGTGAGGAAGTCTTCGACCCAGGAcgaggtgaagaagaggaagaaggccGTGCTGTTCTGCCTCAgcgaggacaagaagaagatcATCGTGGAGGAGGGGAAGCAGATCCTAGTGGGAGACATCGGCGAGACGGTGGAAGACCCCTACGCCTGCTTCGTTAAGCTCCTCCCCCCCAACGACTGCCGATACGGTCTGTACGACGCCACCTACGAGACCAAGGAGTCCAAGAAGGAGGACCTGGTCTTCATCTTCTG GGCTCCAGACAACGCTCCGCTGAAGAGCAAGATGATCTACGCCAGCTCTAAAGATGCCATCAAGAAGAAGTTTACAG GTATCAAACACGAGTGGCAGGTGAACGGGCTGGACGACATCCAGGACCGCGCCACGCTGGCGGAGAAGCTGGGTGGGAACGTGGTGGTGTCTCTGGAGGGCAAGCCGCTGTGA
- the snx6 gene encoding sorting nexin-6 isoform X1: MMQEGLDDGPDFLSEEDRGPRAVNVDLQTDATLQVDISDALSERDKVKFTVHTKSTLPNFKQNEFSVVRQHEEFIWLHDSFVENEEYAGYIIPPAPPRPDFDASREKLQKLGEGEGSMTKEEFTKMKQELEAEYLAIFKKTVAMHEVFLCRVAAHPVLRKDLNFHVFLEYNQDLSVRGKNKKEKLEDFFKNVVKSADGVLVAGVKDVDDFFEHEKTFLLEYHNRVKDASAKSDRMIRSHKNAADDINRIASCLYSLGTQDSTDLCKFFLKVSELFEKTRKIEARVAADEDLKLADLLKYYLRESQAAKDLLYRRSRSLVDYENANKALDKARAKNKDVLQAETSQQLCCRKFEKISESAKQELIDFKTRRVSAFRKNLVELAELELKHAKGNLQLLQSCIGVLKGNT; the protein is encoded by the exons ATGATG CAGGAAGGGCTGGACGACGGACCCGACTTCCTCTCCGAGGAGGACCGGGGA CCGCGGGCCGTGAACGTGGATCTGCAGACGGACGCCACGCTGCAGGTGGACATCTCTGACGCTCTGAGCGAGAGGGACAAGGTCAAGTTCACCGTCCACACCAAg AGCACGCTCCCCAACTTTAAGCAGAACGAGTTCTCGGTGGTCCGCCAGCACGAAGAGTTCATCTGGCTGCACGACTCGTTCGTCGAGAACGAGGAGTACGCAGGATACATc ATCCCCCCGGCCCCCCCCAGACCAGACTTTGATGCATCCAGAGAGAAGCTGCAGAAGCTGGGGGAGGGAGAAGGATCCATGACCAAGGAGGAGTTCACCAAGATGAAGCAGGAGCTGGAGGC AGAGTACCTGGCCATCTTTAAGAAGACCGTGGCCATGCACGAGGTCTTCCTGTGTCGCGTGGCGGCTCATCCGGTCCTCAGGAAAGACCTCAACTTCCACGTCTTCCTGGAGTACAACCAGGAT cTGAGTGTACGAGGGaagaacaagaaggagaagCTGGAGGATTTCTTTAAGAACGTGGTGAAGTCTGCCGACGGCGTCCTGGTGGCCGGAGTCAAG GACGTGGATGACTTCTTTGAGCATGAGAAGACGTTTCTGTTAGAATATCACAACAGAGTGAAAGACGCCTCGGCCAAATCTGACCGAATGATCCGCTCACACAAAA ACGCTGCAGATGACATCAACAGAATCGCCTCGTGTCTCTACTCGTTAGGAACGCAGGACTCCACAGACCTCTGCAA GTTCTTCCTGAAAGTGTCGGAGCTGTTTGAGAAAACAagg AAGATTGAAGCTCGAGTTGCAGCAGATGAAGACCTGAAGCTGGCTGACCTGCTGAAGTATTACCTGAGGGAGTCGCAGGCCGCCAAG GACTTGCTGTACCGGAGGAGCCGGTCTCTGGTGGACTATGAAAACGCAAACAAGGCTCTTGACAAAGCTCGAGCCAAAAACAAAGACGTCCTGCAGGCCGAGACCAGCCAGCAGCTCTGCTGCCGAAAGTTTGAGAAGATCTCCGAGTCCGCCAAGCAAG AGCTCATAGACTTCAAGACGAGACGAGTGTCAGCTTTCAGGAAGAACCTGGTGGAGCTGGCAGAGCTGGAGCTCAAACACGCCAAG GGgaacctccagctgctgcagagttGTATCGGTGTCCTGAAAGGTAACACTTAA
- the snx6 gene encoding sorting nexin-6 isoform X2: MMEGLDDGPDFLSEEDRGPRAVNVDLQTDATLQVDISDALSERDKVKFTVHTKSTLPNFKQNEFSVVRQHEEFIWLHDSFVENEEYAGYIIPPAPPRPDFDASREKLQKLGEGEGSMTKEEFTKMKQELEAEYLAIFKKTVAMHEVFLCRVAAHPVLRKDLNFHVFLEYNQDLSVRGKNKKEKLEDFFKNVVKSADGVLVAGVKDVDDFFEHEKTFLLEYHNRVKDASAKSDRMIRSHKNAADDINRIASCLYSLGTQDSTDLCKFFLKVSELFEKTRKIEARVAADEDLKLADLLKYYLRESQAAKDLLYRRSRSLVDYENANKALDKARAKNKDVLQAETSQQLCCRKFEKISESAKQELIDFKTRRVSAFRKNLVELAELELKHAKGNLQLLQSCIGVLKGNT, encoded by the exons ATGATG GAAGGGCTGGACGACGGACCCGACTTCCTCTCCGAGGAGGACCGGGGA CCGCGGGCCGTGAACGTGGATCTGCAGACGGACGCCACGCTGCAGGTGGACATCTCTGACGCTCTGAGCGAGAGGGACAAGGTCAAGTTCACCGTCCACACCAAg AGCACGCTCCCCAACTTTAAGCAGAACGAGTTCTCGGTGGTCCGCCAGCACGAAGAGTTCATCTGGCTGCACGACTCGTTCGTCGAGAACGAGGAGTACGCAGGATACATc ATCCCCCCGGCCCCCCCCAGACCAGACTTTGATGCATCCAGAGAGAAGCTGCAGAAGCTGGGGGAGGGAGAAGGATCCATGACCAAGGAGGAGTTCACCAAGATGAAGCAGGAGCTGGAGGC AGAGTACCTGGCCATCTTTAAGAAGACCGTGGCCATGCACGAGGTCTTCCTGTGTCGCGTGGCGGCTCATCCGGTCCTCAGGAAAGACCTCAACTTCCACGTCTTCCTGGAGTACAACCAGGAT cTGAGTGTACGAGGGaagaacaagaaggagaagCTGGAGGATTTCTTTAAGAACGTGGTGAAGTCTGCCGACGGCGTCCTGGTGGCCGGAGTCAAG GACGTGGATGACTTCTTTGAGCATGAGAAGACGTTTCTGTTAGAATATCACAACAGAGTGAAAGACGCCTCGGCCAAATCTGACCGAATGATCCGCTCACACAAAA ACGCTGCAGATGACATCAACAGAATCGCCTCGTGTCTCTACTCGTTAGGAACGCAGGACTCCACAGACCTCTGCAA GTTCTTCCTGAAAGTGTCGGAGCTGTTTGAGAAAACAagg AAGATTGAAGCTCGAGTTGCAGCAGATGAAGACCTGAAGCTGGCTGACCTGCTGAAGTATTACCTGAGGGAGTCGCAGGCCGCCAAG GACTTGCTGTACCGGAGGAGCCGGTCTCTGGTGGACTATGAAAACGCAAACAAGGCTCTTGACAAAGCTCGAGCCAAAAACAAAGACGTCCTGCAGGCCGAGACCAGCCAGCAGCTCTGCTGCCGAAAGTTTGAGAAGATCTCCGAGTCCGCCAAGCAAG AGCTCATAGACTTCAAGACGAGACGAGTGTCAGCTTTCAGGAAGAACCTGGTGGAGCTGGCAGAGCTGGAGCTCAAACACGCCAAG GGgaacctccagctgctgcagagttGTATCGGTGTCCTGAAAGGTAACACTTAA